Genomic segment of Streptomyces alboniger:
GCTGCGAACTGCGCCACGCCCGCGAACAGGCGGGCCTCAGCCAGGAGGCGCTGGGGGCGCCGATCTTCGTGAGTGGTTCGTTCATCGGCCAGTTGGAGGCGGGGACGCGGCGGATGCATCTGGAGTACGCGAAGCACTTCGACGCGGTCTTCGGCACGGACGGCTTCTTCGAGCGCAACTGCGAGGCGGTCGGCAAGTCCAAGTATCCGGACCATTTCGCGGAGGCGGCGGAGGCGGAGGCCGTCGCGACGGCCATCAGGCAGTACGCGACCCTGCTGATCCCCGGCTTGCTCCAGACGAAGGCGTACGCCGAGGAGGTGTCCCGCGCGTACCACCCGACGGCGACGGACGAGACGATCGACGACCTGGTGGCGGCCCGACTCGAACGGGCGCATCTTCTTGATGACCCAACAACCCCGTTGTTCTGGGTGGTGGTTGACGAGGCCGCGCTCCAGCGGGCCGTCGGCGGCGGGGCGGTGATGGCGGAGGCCCTGCGCCACGTGTCCGCCCTTGCGCGCAAGCGCCGCATCATCGTGCAGGTACTCCCGTTCAGCGCGGGCGCACACGCGGCAATGGAAGGCCACCTGAAACTGATGGAGTTCGAGGATGGGCCCCCTCTCTGCTTCGTCGAGGGACCGAGCATGGGGAAGCTAATCGACGACCCAGCCACCGTCACCCACCACACCATGATGTTCAACCTCCTCCAGGCAGCCGCACTCTCCCCGAAAGATTCCCTGGCCCTGATCGAATCGGTGGCGCAGGATTACGAGCATGGACAACAGCATCCGTGAGTACGAGTACGACCTGAGCGGCGCCACTTGGCACAAGTCCAGCTACAGCGGCGGGCAAGGCGGCGACTGCCTGGAGGTCGCCACCTGGCGAAAGTCCAGCTACAGCGGAGGCAGCGGCGGCGACTGCCTGGAGGTAGCCGACACCTGGCGCAAGTCCACCCACAGCGGAGGCGAAGGCGGCGACTGCCTTGAAGTCGCTGACGGGCACCCGCAAATCGTCCCCGTCCGCGACTCCAAGAACCCCACAGGCGCAACCCTCGTGTTCCGCAACACGAGCTGGTCCGCGTTCATCGCGGACGTCAAGGCCCGCTGAACTCACCCGGCGAGCAGCCGCCCCGCCGCCACCGTCGCCCCATCCGCGCGGACCGTGGCGGCGACGGCTGCCGCCTGTTCCCGAAGTTCGGGCGCCAAGGCCGCCGCCAGCGCGGCCGAGAGGGAGTCGAAGCTCGGGGACGGGCCCTCCTCGTGCGCGGCGCCGATACCCAGGTCGGCCACCCGGCCCGCCCAGTACGGCTGGTCCGCGCCCTGCGGCACCACCACCTGAGGGGCACCCGCCCCGGCGGCGACCGTCGTCGTGCCCGCGCTGCCGTGGTGCACGACGGCGGCCACCCGGCGGAACAGTTCCCGCTGATTGACCTCGCCGACGACGAAACAGTCCCCCTCGTCGTCGACGGGGGCCAGCCCGCCCCAGCCCCGGGAGAGAACAACCCGCCGCCCCTGCGCGCGAACCGCCTCGATCGCGGCACGGGAGACCGCCCTCGGATCACTCAACGGCGTACTGCCGAAGCCGACGTACACGGGCGGAGCCCCGTCCTCCAGGAACGCCACCAGGTCATCAGGGAGCGGCCGCTCGTCGGCCCGTACCCACGCACCCGTCTGCACCACGTCCAGGTCCGTCGGCCGCCACGGGGACAGAACGGGATCCGTGGCCAGCCACGGCTGCTCGCTGAAGGCGTAGTCGCGGACGCCGGACACCGGAGGCAGACCAGCCGCATCCCGCCGGGAGTTGAGCATCTCGCCGAACATCGTGTCGGCGATCTCGGCGTCCCGGTCCCACAGCGCCTGGTGGTCGGTCGCGCCCGGCGGCAGCGGCTGGCCGCGCCGCGCGGGCGGACGGCGGTACGGCGAGGGCAGGACGACGGGCTGATGGCTCGCGTGTACGTAACGCATGCCGAGCTTCTCGGCGACGGACCGCGCCCCCGCGGTGACCGGCAACGGGCCGGTGGCCACCAGCACGTCACACCCCTCGGCGACGGCGGCGACCGTCTCGAACTGGGCGTCCATCAACTCGGCCACCCGCTCCGCGAGGCCCGCCGCGGACCCGGGTGCCACCGAGGCCACCAACGGGCTCACCGGCCGCCCGACCGGCACGGCCTCCACCCCGACCTCCCGCAGCCGCCCCGCGAACTCCCCGTCGGGCGGCGCGCAGACGCGGACCTCGGCCCCCCTCTCCCGCAACCGCGCCGCGAGCACGGCTATCGGTTCGACACTCCCCCGCGACCCGTACGTCGACAACACGACACGCATCCCACAACCCCCACTTGCGCTGGCACTGATACCGGCTTTAGTGGGGGATTGTGCCAACCTCCCCGCATCAAGACATCGCGCAGCAGCAGGCGGCCATCACCCGACTGCTGCTCCAGCACCTCCACCAACCCCTGGGCGGCGACCAGTTCATCAAGGGCGTCCTGCCCGCGCCGCCCGCCCTCGCCGTCATCCGTGTCGTCACGGGCCCCTGCGACGCCATCCCCGACGAGTGCACGGTCTGGGAGCTTCCCCTGCGCGTCGCGGACTCCGAGGAGATGTACGGGCCTCACGACCTCCTCGGCTTCCTGCGCGCCCTGCACACGGGCACCCACATCTTCTCCACCAGTTGCATCCGCACCCTGATGGGCATGCCCTTGTTCCAGGCCGACGTGAGCACGCTCTAGACGGAGGACTGCGCCGCCTGCCCCCGCACCGGACCGCCCCGGCGCCTTCGCGACAGACTTCCGCCCCTTCCCCGCGCCCCCGGCCCCCGCCCCGCACCCCGAGTTGGCCGACGCGCCGCCGGGGCGTCCCCCCGCGCCGGCCGCCGCCGCCCACCCGTGCCTGGCCAGCGCCGCGGACCCCCTCCCGCCCCACCCGTAAAGGGCGATGAACGGCCGAAGCCGCCCTGTCCGAAAGGGCCCCGGCCGACTGTCGGCAGCCGACGGACGTACCCAAGATGGCGCCGAACGGCACCAGCACCGGTGGACCGACCCGAGGGGACCCGCAATGACCGACCCCAACCACCCCGACGCCCTCACCGAAGCCGACGCCCGGCGCATCTCCGAGGCCTTCGGGGCCGCCGCCCGCGTCACCCTGGCCCCGGGACCGAGGCAGGCCCGGGAGGCGCCCGCCGCCGCGCCCGAGCCGGACGACGAGTGGGCGCTGCCCGAGGGGCGGGCCTGGGTGTACCTCGCCGACCGGACGCGCGGGCTGACCCGGCCCGTCATCCTCGGCGACGGGTTCAACTCGGGTCCGAGCGACCTCAACTACTCCTGGGAGATCCTGGAGCGCGGCCCGTACCCGTTCGTCGGCGAACTGCGCCGCCGCGGCTACGACGTCATCCTGCTCGGCTTCGACGAGCGCGGCGCGTCCATCCTCGACAACGCCAAGGTCGCGCGGGCCGCCATCCGCGAGGCCATCGCACGGCGCGACGGCGACCACCCGCTGACCGTCGGCGGCTTCAGCATGGGCGGCCTCGTCACCCGCTACGCGCTCGCCAAGATGGAACACGACGGCGGCCCGGAGAACGACCACCAGACCGCCCTGTACTTCTCCTACGACAGTCCGCACCGCGGCGCCTGGATCCCCCTCGCCCTCCAGTCGTTCGCCCACTACATCCGGCGCCTCAACGCGGCCTTCTCCGAGCAGATCAACAGCCCGGCCGCCCGCCAGCTGCTGTGGCAGCACATCACCGAGTGGGACGACAGCCCCGAGACGGACAAGGAGCGCGGCACGTTCCTCGCCGAGCTGGAGCGCGTCGGCGGCTGGCCGAAGCGGCCGAAGAAGATCGGCGTGGCCAACGGCGTACGCATCGGGCAGAGCAACGGCGTCCGACCGGGCGAGAAGGCCTTCCACGGCAAGGGCCTCGCCATCACCGGCACCCACCTGCACACCCAGTCCGTCGGCGAGGACCAACTCGTCGCCCAGTTGCGGGTCGTGACCCTGCGCAAGCCCCGCATCCGCACCTCGGGGATCCCCGAGATCGACGGCGCCCCCGGCGGCACCCTGGAGGGCTTCGGCATCCTCGCCGACGAGCTGAACAAGATCCCCGCGCTCATCGGGCTCGGCTCCCAGGCCGACGTCCGCGCCCACTGCTTCGTCCCGACCGTCAGCGCGATCGCCCTGCGCGACATCGACAGCCACGAGAAGCTGTACGAACCGATCACGGCCGCCGAGGACGAACTGAGCGAACTGGACGAGTTCCGCTGCGCCTCGAAGAACGAGGGCCACACCCTCGTCACCGAGGAACTCTGCGCCTGGATCATGGACCGGCTGCCGTAGCCGGAGAACGCCCGAGGGCGGCACCCCTTCCTGAGAAGGGGTGCCGCCCTCGGTACGTAAGGACAGTGATCAACCAGAGGTCGATCAGAAGTCCATGTCACCGCCCGGCATGCCGCCGCCGGCCGGGGCAGCGCCCGCCTTCTCCGGCTTGTCGGCGATGACGGCCTCGGTGGTGAGGAACAGCGCGGCGATCGACGCGGCGTTCTGGAGGGCGGAGCGCGTGACCTTCGCCGGGTCGAGGATGCCCTCGGCGATCATGTCGACGTACTCACCCGTCGCGGCGTTCAGGCCGTGGCCGACGGTCAGGTTGCGCACCTTCTCGACGACGACACCGCCCTCAAGGCCGGCGTTGACCGCGATCTGCTTCAGCGGGGCCTCCAGGGCCAGCTTCACAGCGGCGGCACCCGTGGCCTCGTCGCCTTCCAGCTCAAGCTTCTCGAAGACGGCGGAAGCCTGGATGAGGGCCACGCCACCACCGGCGACGATGCCCTCCTCGACGGCCGCCTTCGCGTTGCGAACGGCGTCCTCGATGCGGTGCTTGCGCTCCTTGAGCTCGACCTCGGTCGCGGCACCGGCCTTGATGACGGCCACGCCGCCCGCGAGCTTCGCCAGGCGCTCCTGGAGCTTCTCGCGGTCGTAGTCCGAGTCGCTGTTCTCGATCTCGGCGCGGATCTGGTTGACGCGGCCCTGGACCTGGTCGCTGTCACCGGCGCCGTCGACGATGGTCGTCTCGTCCTTGGTGATGACGACCTTGCGGGCGCGGCCGAGCAGGTCGAGACCGGCGTTCTCCAGCTTGAGGCCGACCTCCTCGGAGATGACGGTGCCACCGGTGAGGATGGCGATGTCGCCGAGCATGGCCTTGCGGCGGTCACCGAAGCCCGGGGCCTTGACGGCGACGGACTTGAAGGTGCCACGGATCTTGTTGACGACGAGCGTGGACAGCGCCTCGCCCTCGACGTCCTCCGCGATGATCAGCAGCGGCTTGCCCGACTGCATGACCTTCTCCAGCAGCGGAAGGAGGTCCTTCACGTTGGAGATCTTGGAGTTGACGATCAGGATGTACGGGTCGTCGAGCGACGCCTCCATACGCTCCATGTCGGTGGCGAAGTACGCCGAGATGTAGCCCTTGTCGAAGCGCATACCCTCGGTGAGCTCCAGCTCCAGACCGAAGGTCTGGGACTCCTCGACGGTGATGACGCCTTCCTTGCCGACCTTGTCCATGGCCTCGGCGATCAGCTCGCCGATCTGGGTGTCGGCGGCGGAGATGGAGGCCGTGGAAGCGATCTGCTCCTTGGTCTCGACATCCTTCGCCTGCTCGAGGAGGGCACCGGAGACGGCCTCGACGGCCTTCTCGATGCCGCGCTTGAGGGCCATCGGGTTGGCACCGGCGGCCACGTTGCGCAGACCCTCGCGCACCAGGGCCTGGGCCAGGACGGTCGCGGTCGTCGTGCCGTCACCGGCGACGTCGTCCGTCTTCTTCGCGACCTCCTTGACCAGCTCGGCGCCGATCTTCTCGTACGGGTCCTCGAGCTCGATCTCCTTGGCGATGGAAACACCATCGTTGGTGATCGTGGGGGCGCCCCACTTCTTCTCGAGGACGACGTTGCGACCCTTGGGGCCCAGGGTCACCTTGACGGCGTCGGCGAGCTGGTTCATGCCGCGCTCGAGGCCGCGCCGTGCCTCCTCGTCGAACGCGATGATCTTGGCCATGTGAAGTGGTCCTCCCGGACAGGGGTGGCATGCTCCGGATCGACGTCGGTGCCCGCGACGGACGGCCTGCAAACCTTGTGGTTCCTTGCCCCACTCGGCCTGCGGACCTCACCGGCCCGATCCAAGTTCTGTCACTCTCACTGGGAGAGTGCTAAGCCCAATGATTAGCACTCGACCCCTGCGAGTGCAAGCGCCTCTCCCGGATCCCCGGAGGCGCTCCGGTCCTACCCGCGGGCGCGCGGGCGCACACGAGGGGCCCGTACCCCCATGGGATACGAGCCCCTCGCGATGCTTGCTTCGGTGGTCGGTCGCGCCGAGCTAGACGGCGAGCTTGACCATGTCCGCCTGCGGACCCTTCTGGCCCTGCGAGATCTCGAACTCGACTCGCTGACCTTCTTCAAGGGTGCGGTAACCGTCCATCTGGATCGCGCTGTAGTGGACGAAAACATCCGCACCACCGTCGACCGCGATGAAGCCGTACCCCTTCTCCGCGTTGAACCACTTGACGGTGCCCTGAGCCATGCCTAACTCCCCTATTACTGGCCCTTGCACAGGACCGCACTTCGCGGACCCGGGTCAGACCTCACCCCCCACTGGTTGGGGGTGTGCGCCGGAACGCGTCGACCGCCGCTGAATGTATCTGTCCAACTGCCCTCTGCAACAGGTCAATCGGACGAGAATTCTGAGCACCCGCGAACGGGAATATGCGGAGAATTCGCCAGAAGCCGGGGCAAGTCGGGCCCGACAAATGGCACATGCGACTCAAAAGGGTGGCTCGCTTTGGCTGCTTCTTGTCGACTCCGGGCCGAGTTCGTATATGCGCTCGGCACAAACGGAGAAGCGCCTTTCCCAACTGTACCGCGCTCAACCATCCAGAATTGCCCCCTCCGTTTGTCTCCCGGAGGGGGCAATTCTGGTTACGCAGGAAAGTTGCGGAAATAGATCATCCGCCGGCGACCGCCGGAATGATCGAGACGCCGGCGCCGTCCGGAGTGGCCGTCTCCAGGCCCTGTTCGAAGCGGACGTCGTCGTCGTTCACGTACACGTTGACGAAGCGCCGCAGCTTGCCCTGGTCGTCCAGGACACGGGCGGCGATGCCGGTGTGGTTCTTCTCCAGATCGGCGATGACCTCACCGAGGGTGCCCCCCTCGGCGACGACCTCGGCCTTGCCGCCGGTGTAGGTGCGGAGGATGGTGGGGATACGAACGTTCACGCTCATGGGGTTCACCTCAGAAATACGGGGATGGGGGCGCCCCGTCAGGGGCGCGGGGAACTGCGCGACCAGCCACAGCCGTCCCGCAGGGAAGCAACAACCTCAGTTGGCGAGACCCGCGGAGCGAAACGCCTCAAGGCTCGGCTTGATGGTCGCGGTGGCCTGCGACGTCTCAGCGACAGCGTCCAGCGTCTTCAGGCCGTCCCCGGTGTTGAGCACGACCGTGGTGAGGGACGGATCGAGCAGCCCCGCCTCGACGAGCTTCTTGGTGACGCCCACCGTCACACCGCCCGCGGTCTCCGCGAAGATCCCCTCGGTCCGAGCGAGGAGCTTGATCGCGTCGACGACCTGCTCGTCGTTCACGTCCTCCACGGCCCCGCCCGTGCGCCGCGCGATGTCCAGCACGTACGGCCCGTCCGCGGGGTTGCCGATGGCCAGCGACTTGGCGATCGTGTTCGGCTTCTGCGGGCGCACGACGTCATGCCCGGCCTTGAACGCGGCCGACACGGGCGAGCAGCCTTCCGCCTGGGCGCCGAAGATCTTGTAGGGCTTATCGGCCACGAGGCCGAGCGCGATCAGCTCCTTCAGACCCTTGTCGATCTTCGTGAGCTGCGAGCCCGAGGCGATCGGGATGACGAGCTGATCCGGCAGCTCCCACCCCAGCTGCTCGCAGATCTCGTACGCGAGGGTCTTGGAACCCTCGCCGTAGTACGGCCGCAGATTGACGTTGACGAAGCCCCAGCCCTCGCCCAGTGGGTCGCCGATCAGCTCGGAGCAGAAGCGGTTCACATCGTCGTAGTTGCCCTCGATGCCGACGAGTTCACCGCCGTAGACCGCGGCCATGACGACCTTGCCCTGCTCCAGGTCGTGCGGGATGAACACGCAGGACCGGAAGCCGGCGCGGGCGGCGGCGGCGCCGACGGCGCCCGCGAGGTTGCCGGTGGAGGAGCAGGAGAGGGTGGTGAAGCCGAAGGCCCTGGCCGCTTCGAGCGCCTGCGCGACGACACGGTCCTTGAAGGAGTGCGTGGGGTTCCCGGAGTCGTCCTTGACGAACAACTTGCCCTGCTCGACGCCGAGTTCACGCGCGAGGTTGTCGGCCTTGACGAGCTGGGTCCAGCCGGGGTTGAGGTTCGGCTTGTCGGCGACGTCGGCGGGGACGGGCAGGAGCGGGGCGTAGCGCCAGATGTTGGCGGGGCCCGCCTCGATCCGCTTGCGCAGGGCTTCCGGGTCGCCGAGGGGAAGGTCGTACGCGACTTCGAGGGGTCCGAAACACTCGGCGCAGGCGAAGATCGGGCCGAGCGGGAACGTGGTGCCGCACTCTCGGCAGGAGAGTCCCGAAGCGGGCCCGAGGTCTACGGAAGAGACGGAAGAGGTGGTGCTTTCGGTGGCGACGGTCTGCACAGCCATGGAGGCGAGGCCCTTTCTCCTCATCTTCCCCGCGGCGCATCTCGCCGCGAGACGGAATTGGCACCTTCCCGAGCCGGGAGCCTCGCGGCGCTGAACTGCGCACGAGACCGGCTGGAGGGTTGCCGGGGCTTCAACGGGCCGTATCCCTCTGCCCCTCTGGATGAGCGGTATTCGATTGTGGGTTTCAGTTGTCTGTGGGTTTCAGTTGTCGATCTCACGCGACGGCGACCCCGACATGCGATGGTCACCGGCGTTGTTCAAGACTGTAACCGAAGCCCTGGACCCTTGAGATAGTCGTCCGAACCGCGAGATGGATCACATACGGGAGGACTCCGACCGTGCTGGAAGAGGCCGAGCGCTGGCTGAGCAGGCGTTCCTGGTCGGTCGCCGACCGCCCGCTGGACCGGCTGGCCGCGGCCAAGCGCGCGTCCGGCGCGTCGGTGAGCGTCGTGCTGCCCGCGCTGGACGAGCAGGCGACGGTCGGCGCGATCGTCTCCGAGATCCGCCGCGAGCTGATCGAGAAGACCTCGCTGGTCGACGAGCTTGTGGTGATCGACTCCGGTTCCTCGGACCGTACGGCGCAGGTGGCCCGGGAGGCGGGCGCCAAGGTCGTGCACCGGGACGAGATCCTGCCGCGCATCGCGCCGCTGCCCGGCAAGGGCGAGGTGCTGTGGCGCTCGCTCCTTGTGACGAGCGGTGACATCGTCGCGT
This window contains:
- a CDS encoding cold-shock protein, producing MAQGTVKWFNAEKGYGFIAVDGGADVFVHYSAIQMDGYRTLEEGQRVEFEISQGQKGPQADMVKLAV
- the thrC gene encoding threonine synthase; this encodes MAVQTVATESTTSSVSSVDLGPASGLSCRECGTTFPLGPIFACAECFGPLEVAYDLPLGDPEALRKRIEAGPANIWRYAPLLPVPADVADKPNLNPGWTQLVKADNLARELGVEQGKLFVKDDSGNPTHSFKDRVVAQALEAARAFGFTTLSCSSTGNLAGAVGAAAARAGFRSCVFIPHDLEQGKVVMAAVYGGELVGIEGNYDDVNRFCSELIGDPLGEGWGFVNVNLRPYYGEGSKTLAYEICEQLGWELPDQLVIPIASGSQLTKIDKGLKELIALGLVADKPYKIFGAQAEGCSPVSAAFKAGHDVVRPQKPNTIAKSLAIGNPADGPYVLDIARRTGGAVEDVNDEQVVDAIKLLARTEGIFAETAGGVTVGVTKKLVEAGLLDPSLTTVVLNTGDGLKTLDAVAETSQATATIKPSLEAFRSAGLAN
- a CDS encoding ubiquitin-like small modifier protein 1, translating into MSVNVRIPTILRTYTGGKAEVVAEGGTLGEVIADLEKNHTGIAARVLDDQGKLRRFVNVYVNDDDVRFEQGLETATPDGAGVSIIPAVAGG
- a CDS encoding helix-turn-helix domain-containing protein translates to MTRPKDLDPSSNPRALLGCELRHAREQAGLSQEALGAPIFVSGSFIGQLEAGTRRMHLEYAKHFDAVFGTDGFFERNCEAVGKSKYPDHFAEAAEAEAVATAIRQYATLLIPGLLQTKAYAEEVSRAYHPTATDETIDDLVAARLERAHLLDDPTTPLFWVVVDEAALQRAVGGGAVMAEALRHVSALARKRRIIVQVLPFSAGAHAAMEGHLKLMEFEDGPPLCFVEGPSMGKLIDDPATVTHHTMMFNLLQAAALSPKDSLALIESVAQDYEHGQQHP
- a CDS encoding DUF397 domain-containing protein — its product is MDNSIREYEYDLSGATWHKSSYSGGQGGDCLEVATWRKSSYSGGSGGDCLEVADTWRKSTHSGGEGGDCLEVADGHPQIVPVRDSKNPTGATLVFRNTSWSAFIADVKAR
- the groL gene encoding chaperonin GroEL (60 kDa chaperone family; promotes refolding of misfolded polypeptides especially under stressful conditions; forms two stacked rings of heptamers to form a barrel-shaped 14mer; ends can be capped by GroES; misfolded proteins enter the barrel where they are refolded when GroES binds); this translates as MAKIIAFDEEARRGLERGMNQLADAVKVTLGPKGRNVVLEKKWGAPTITNDGVSIAKEIELEDPYEKIGAELVKEVAKKTDDVAGDGTTTATVLAQALVREGLRNVAAGANPMALKRGIEKAVEAVSGALLEQAKDVETKEQIASTASISAADTQIGELIAEAMDKVGKEGVITVEESQTFGLELELTEGMRFDKGYISAYFATDMERMEASLDDPYILIVNSKISNVKDLLPLLEKVMQSGKPLLIIAEDVEGEALSTLVVNKIRGTFKSVAVKAPGFGDRRKAMLGDIAILTGGTVISEEVGLKLENAGLDLLGRARKVVITKDETTIVDGAGDSDQVQGRVNQIRAEIENSDSDYDREKLQERLAKLAGGVAVIKAGAATEVELKERKHRIEDAVRNAKAAVEEGIVAGGGVALIQASAVFEKLELEGDEATGAAAVKLALEAPLKQIAVNAGLEGGVVVEKVRNLTVGHGLNAATGEYVDMIAEGILDPAKVTRSALQNAASIAALFLTTEAVIADKPEKAGAAPAGGGMPGGDMDF
- a CDS encoding glycosyltransferase — its product is MRVVLSTYGSRGSVEPIAVLAARLRERGAEVRVCAPPDGEFAGRLREVGVEAVPVGRPVSPLVASVAPGSAAGLAERVAELMDAQFETVAAVAEGCDVLVATGPLPVTAGARSVAEKLGMRYVHASHQPVVLPSPYRRPPARRGQPLPPGATDHQALWDRDAEIADTMFGEMLNSRRDAAGLPPVSGVRDYAFSEQPWLATDPVLSPWRPTDLDVVQTGAWVRADERPLPDDLVAFLEDGAPPVYVGFGSTPLSDPRAVSRAAIEAVRAQGRRVVLSRGWGGLAPVDDEGDCFVVGEVNQRELFRRVAAVVHHGSAGTTTVAAGAGAPQVVVPQGADQPYWAGRVADLGIGAAHEEGPSPSFDSLSAALAAALAPELREQAAAVAATVRADGATVAAGRLLAG